A portion of the Acidimicrobiales bacterium genome contains these proteins:
- a CDS encoding ABC transporter substrate-binding protein — protein MLSRRRLIGTVACVVTIALGLAGCGSSSKNTAGGTTNTTTGNKATGSPLVVGLICSCSGNPLANNLSERVYQAFVSWANDNGGIEGHPIQLITENDNFVPATSISEVHTLVADHIVALVDESQFDITWASYIQSTGIPVIGAQTASEPFFQNPDFFAEAMTEDALFTAVISTGKSQGAKTIGELYCAESVICQQGIAPFKAAGQALGVSVPLFASISATAPSYASQCIAAQQAHVDALYVADASTVIARVAQNCTQQGYKPMYLIDGESLSPFLPTTPGISENLAAPVPGLPYFATDQPVVKTMVDALNKYAPGLQSDPNYNEVVSEAWPAGIMLQAAAKAGGLTSSTTPTATLLQNGLHSFNGETLGGWAPPLTFKAGQANPVHCWFVSALKNGVYSMPQGQTPQCMK, from the coding sequence ATGTTGTCACGACGTAGGCTTATTGGGACCGTCGCGTGCGTCGTCACCATCGCCCTCGGGCTGGCCGGCTGCGGATCGAGCTCGAAGAACACGGCCGGAGGTACGACCAACACCACGACCGGTAACAAGGCGACCGGATCGCCCCTTGTTGTCGGATTGATTTGCTCCTGCAGCGGGAACCCACTCGCGAACAACCTCTCAGAGCGTGTCTACCAGGCCTTCGTCAGCTGGGCGAACGACAACGGCGGGATCGAGGGACATCCGATCCAGCTGATCACAGAAAACGACAACTTCGTTCCGGCCACATCAATCAGCGAGGTGCACACTCTCGTGGCCGACCACATCGTGGCCCTTGTCGACGAGTCGCAGTTCGACATCACCTGGGCGTCGTACATCCAGTCGACCGGAATCCCGGTGATCGGCGCACAGACGGCATCCGAGCCGTTCTTCCAGAACCCGGACTTCTTTGCCGAGGCCATGACCGAGGACGCGCTGTTCACCGCGGTCATCTCGACAGGGAAATCGCAGGGCGCCAAGACCATCGGTGAGCTCTACTGCGCCGAGTCGGTGATCTGCCAGCAGGGGATCGCCCCGTTCAAGGCGGCCGGCCAGGCTTTGGGCGTATCGGTGCCCCTCTTCGCATCGATCTCGGCTACTGCGCCGAGCTACGCCTCGCAGTGCATCGCCGCACAGCAGGCTCACGTAGACGCGCTGTACGTCGCCGACGCGTCGACGGTCATAGCCAGGGTGGCGCAGAACTGCACCCAGCAGGGCTACAAGCCGATGTACCTGATCGACGGTGAGAGCCTGTCCCCGTTCCTGCCGACAACACCGGGGATCAGCGAGAACCTCGCGGCTCCGGTGCCCGGTCTTCCCTACTTCGCGACCGACCAGCCGGTTGTCAAGACGATGGTCGACGCGCTGAACAAGTACGCACCGGGCCTGCAGTCCGACCCCAACTACAACGAGGTGGTGTCCGAGGCTTGGCCGGCGGGGATCATGCTCCAGGCGGCAGCCAAGGCGGGCGGGCTGACATCGAGCACCACTCCCACGGCAACGCTGCTCCAGAACGGGCTGCACTCGTTCAACGGGGAAACCCTCGGCGGCTGGGCGCCGCCGCTGACCTTCAAGGCGGGCCAGGCCAACCCGGTGCACTGCTGGTTCGTCTCGGCGTTGAAGAACGGGGTGTACAGCATGCCTCAGGGCCAAACCCCACAGTGCATGAAATAG